A region of the Nocardia nova SH22a genome:
CCGCCGCGTGACGGGTGATTGGACTCATGTTGAAGGCGGCGAGTTACTCGCTGACGGCCATGGTGTGCGACATGGTTGACGGGATGCTCGGTGGCGCCGTGGATTTGAGCGGCTGGCGCGACGAGCTCGGCACTCTCCGCGCACACGTCGCCGGACTGGAGAACCGAATGCCCTCAGGACCGCGCCGATTCGAGGCGTACACGGACTGCCCAGCATGCGGGCGGATGGATCATCACTGGCTGCGCGAGCCGCGGCCGAAACCGACACCTGGCCCGGTGCGCGTTCTGCCGGATGGCAGCGAGATCCACCGGTTCGACGGCATGTCCGGGCCGGACGAATCCATGCACGCGGTGATCCGGATCTGCCGGGACTGCGGACACGAATGGGGCGAGCGATGAACACGAGTCTGCTGATCCCTGCGGCGGTAATCTGTGCTGCCCTCGCTGGCATCCTGATCAGCTGGCTTGGCGAGCGATCGGGTGACAAGGAAGTCCAGCGGCTCGCCACCGCCTCGGAGCCCGACGGCGTGTACGGGCATCCGTTCGATCCGGTCGTCGAGCTGAAGAAGGAACTGCCGTCCCCGCCGCCGGGATTCATGTGGGAGCTCACCGTGGAGCGATCCGCCGAATACTGCAACGTCCTGACCCTCGGCCTGCTCCACACCGCGACCGGAAAAGTGGTGGCGTCCAAGACCGCGAACCTGACGAAGAACGGCAACCAGGAATGGCGCGCGTTGTACGGCAGCCGCCACCGGCCTGATGTCGCCGCATGGGCGCGAGGCGTCATCGTCGACCACACGGTCGAATGGGCGCAGCGGCAGAAGAACATCCACACCCCGCCCGACGGGCCATCACACTACGAGGTGATCGCATGAGCATCGACAGACGGATCTGATGGCGACCGAGTATCCCGACTACCGACAGGAGTGGACAGCGTGATCGACGTCGAGGCCGTGATGGCCCTGCATTTCGAACGCCTCAAGGTGCCAGCGGACGCCCTGAACGGCGACAACACCTATCACGTGCAGATTCATTGGCTGCGCGACATCACGCGCCGCCTCGGAATCATCCTCGAAGACGAGAGCATTCCGGACGAGGTCGCCGAACGCATTGTTCGCGGTGTGCTCTACGGCGCGCCCACCGACGAAGCGGCCCGGCTCCGTATGCGACAGCAGGACGATCGGATGCGCTGGCTTCGCGAGCACACAACCCTGGGCGCCCCCGTCGTCGATGACCTGCTCGGGAGAAAGAGCGGGCGAGAGTGAGTTCAGCAATCACCGACGCGTTCCTCGCCGAGTACGCGCGCGTCTCACCGGAAGGTCGGCTCGATGTGATCGGCGGCCACACCACCGGCTGGCACACCAATGCCGGGCCCGGCTTACGGCTGGCGGCGGTCTTGTTCCTCACGCCCGACGCGGTCGCTCGGTGGCGCAAGCGCAGTGTCCAGCTGCGGACGGTAGTGACCTGCCCGGACGGAACCACCCTCGACCACGCCGATCGGATTGACCGCGGTCACCGGTTCATCGTGGCCCCGTTCGATCTGAGCCCCGCCCAGCACGGCACGTATATCGTGCGCGTCCAGCTCGCCGACGACACCGTCGATCTGCCGTTGGAGGTCAAGCCGTGAGCGTGGCCCCCGGACTGTTTGTCGCGGCCGGAGTCCGGCTGCTCGGCCAGGCCGTGAAACGCCGGTGTGAAATCAGTTCGGGGGCAGCGTCGATGATCCGCTACAGTGTCGGCACTTCCGGTGCGGAGATCCGAGGTTCCTTCACTTTTGGTTGAAACCGACACCTCGGGCACTTATTTCTCGGGAGCACAACTTCAGAGTGTGGTGATCGCCCGGTGTGTTGGAACTGGGGTTACTTCTTGCAGAGAAACGCGGGTTCGAATCCCGTCGGCGGCGACTGGTGTCGTCGTCGTGGCTGAGCGGCCTAAGGCACTTCCTCGGACCGTTTTTTCTCGGGCGATTCAGCACCTCGTGTGAGGGCCTGGTGCGTGGGCGGTGGATACTTCCTTGGTTGAAATCCCTTCGGGGACTGCGGGTTCGAGCCCCGCGTGTGCCATCGCCGATCTTTCTCAGGCTCTTCACACCACACTCTGGACACGTGCACCCCCTGACCAAGGGGACAGCATGTCCAAGTTCAATACCGGCACCACCCGTCCCGTCGCGCACGGGCCGATCCGGACCGACACCACCGCCACCGGCACCACCTTCGAAGGTGCGCCCGGCTACGCGCGTGACGCGCAGTCTGAACTTTTCCTTCTCGCGGTGACGAACATGGTCGGCGAGGACACCTTCTACGAGCAGGCCAGCGACCGCGACAACCGGTTCGCTACCCTCGTCCGCCAGGTCGCGCTCACCGACTTCGACTGGCTCACCCGGTTCGCGCATTGGCTGCGCACCGAGGCCAACATGCGGTCCGCGCCGATCGTGCTCGCCGCCGAGGCCGCGAAGGCGCGTCTCGATGCAGGGGAATCCGGCGGCCGCGACATCATCAAGACGGTGCTGCAGCGCGCCGACGAGCCCGGCGAGATGCTGTCCTACTGGCACACCCACTACGGGCGGAAGTTGCCGAAGCCGGTCAAGCGTGGCATCGCCGACGCAGCCCGGCGCCTATACCGCGAGCGCAGCTACCTCAAGTGGGACAGCGACACCCGCGCCATCCGGTTCGCTGACGTCATCCAGCTGACCCACCCCGATCCGGACGGCGCGCAGGCCATCGACGACCTGTACCACTATGTCATCGGCCGCCGGATCGGTGTCGAGCATCTCTCCATCCCGGACACCCTGGCGACCCTGCGCGCCAACGCCGAGTTCAAGCGCCGCACGGGTGAAGACATCGACCGGATGGCCGCCGACGGCAGCCTGGAGCAGGTGCTCGCCGACGCAGGCATGACGTGGGAGGCACTGTCGGCGTTCGGTGCCTGGACCGCGGCGCGGTGGGAGGCGATGATCCCGTCCATGGGGTACATGGCTCTCCTGCGAAACTTGCGGAACTTCGACCAGGCAGGTGTGTCCGATGTGGTCGCGGCGACGGTCGCGGCGCGCCTGTCCGACCCGGACGAGGTGGCGCGGTCGCGGCAGTTGCCGATGCGGTTCCTGTCCGCTTACCGGGCAGCGCCGTCCCTGCGGTGGTCCTATCCGCTGGAGCAGGCGCTCGACGCATCGCTGGCGAATGTGCCGGAGCTGCA
Encoded here:
- a CDS encoding TROVE domain-containing protein → MSKFNTGTTRPVAHGPIRTDTTATGTTFEGAPGYARDAQSELFLLAVTNMVGEDTFYEQASDRDNRFATLVRQVALTDFDWLTRFAHWLRTEANMRSAPIVLAAEAAKARLDAGESGGRDIIKTVLQRADEPGEMLSYWHTHYGRKLPKPVKRGIADAARRLYRERSYLKWDSDTRAIRFADVIQLTHPDPDGAQAIDDLYHYVIGRRIGVEHLSIPDTLATLRANAEFKRRTGEDIDRMAADGSLEQVLADAGMTWEALSAFGAWTAARWEAMIPSMGYMALLRNLRNFDQAGVSDVVAATVAARLSDPDEVARSRQLPMRFLSAYRAAPSLRWSYPLEQALDASLANVPELQGRTLIMIDTSGSMRSAFSKDGTLMRWDAAVVFGLALARRCQTADVVSYSNDGIRFQLEPGESLLRSIERWKTGGYFIGGGTNTAGVTQAAYDRHDRVVILTDEQASGRDPGAVIPKTVPLYTWNLAGHRLGHTGGAPNRHAFGGLSDAAFKMIPLLERGRDAEWPF